The following coding sequences lie in one Anomaloglossus baeobatrachus isolate aAnoBae1 chromosome 7, aAnoBae1.hap1, whole genome shotgun sequence genomic window:
- the LOC142246193 gene encoding histone H4: MSGRGKGGKGLGKGGAKRHRKVLRDNIQGITKPAIRRLARRGGVKRISGLIYEETRGVLKVFLENVIRDAVTYTEHAKRKTVTAMDVVYALKRQGRTLYGFGG, translated from the coding sequence ATGTCTGGTCGCGGTAAAGGAGGAAAAGGTCTTGGGAAAggcggcgccaagcggcacaggaaggtgctccgtgataacatccagggcatcaccaagcccgccatccgccgtctcgcccgcagaggaggcgtcaagcgcatctccggcctcatctacgaagagactcgcggagtcctgaaagttttcctggagaatgtgatccgtgacgccgtcacctacaccgagcacgccaagaggaagaccgtcaccgccatggacgtggtgtacgcgctgaagcgccagggccgcactctctacggcttcggAGGTTAA
- the LOC142246704 gene encoding histone H2A type 1-like, with the protein MSGRGKQGGKARAKAKTRSSRAGLQFPVGRVHRLLRKGNYAERVGAGAPVYLAAVLEYLTAEILELAGNAARDNKKTRIIPRHLQLAVRNDEELNRLLGGVTIAQGGVLPNIQAVLLPKKTESSKKSESGKKGK; encoded by the coding sequence atgtctggacgcggcaaacaaggagggaaggcccgcgctaaggccaagacccgctcatcccgggcaggactgcagttcccAGTCGGTCGTGTGCACAGGCTCCTCCGCAAGGGCAATTATGCCGAGAGAgtgggcgccggcgctccggtctacctggccgctgtgctcgagtatctgaccgctgagatcctggaattggccggcaatgctgcccgggacaacaagaagacccgcatcatcccccgTCACCTGCAGCTGGCTgtgcgcaatgacgaggagctgaacaggctgctgggtggggtgaccattgcccagggaggcgtcctgcccaacatccaggccgtgctgctgcccaagaagacCGAGAGCAGCAAGAAGAGCGAGAGCGGCAAGAAGGGCAAGTGA